One segment of Nostoc piscinale CENA21 DNA contains the following:
- a CDS encoding PAS domain S-box protein, whose amino-acid sequence MVRQHRYHQFPAREIFSKRELLPLLVGIVVSIAVFVLWQRLVVEEQYHIQQMVQQQAIAIKTELTAQVNMRILALERMGKHWQLQEALDRKNWRTEAAAYIQDFGGYQALGWIEPLLRLQWTVPEVSHKIAQNLATSQAPQIRIALETARNSRQTIFTPTFEFFEGKPGFLAYLPLWIGEQFDGLIVGVFQVQSLINSILHLPQGYQIQILENGKLIYGQNLLPAQLLDWQKTVSVELYGVNWQLVVYPSLELLTNLRSPLLLVVLVAGLIIAGTLTLLIYFAQSSERRNQHIASINQELANRIFEQKKTEIALRASETHLRELLETVKVIPWEFDIKTWRFIYVGPQVETLLGYPIEEWYQENFWLNHLHPHDREQAMGIYQEAVAKGENREFEYRMLTTNGRVVWLRNIVNVVKNIGTPVILRGFMFEITDLKLVEETLRLRERALAAASDGITIADARLPNQPIIYVNPAFEMITGYSATEIIGYNCAFLPGTDPQQPAIQQLQASMKTGKSCQVLLRNYRQDGSLFWNELSISPIHDETGRLTHFIGIHTDISDRKQAELNLQRQALIFENMYDGVIITDLTGKIIDWNGAAEWMFGYSKAEILGKTTSILYTPAAFAKVVPQILPDIHQHGRWSGEIEFIRKDGGQGICETTVIFLQDEQGEPIAIVSFNHDITERVLAQQALQRQLHQTLLLKQITQQIRQSLDSKAIFATAAVQIGQAFQVERCLIHAYISEPTPHIPLVAEYNNFPTYTCQETVEIAVIGNPHAEQMMREDKAIASDNVYADPLLQQAQEICRNMNLKSMLAVRTSYQGESNGAIGLHQCSYFRQWTTAEIELLEAVAAQVGIALAQAHLLEQETRQRQELSLKNSALEQAKRQAEAANRAKSEFLAMMSHEIRTPMNAVIGMTELLLDTDLTPQQRDFVETVHTSGDALLTIINDILDFSKIESGRLELEEKPFDLKACVEQVIDILAPKAAQKQIELIYLIHPQVPTQIIGDITRLRQVLMNLLNNAIKFTQQGEVVLSVYANHIETQHQETSCTILFSIQDTGIGITPEKMARLFQPFTQADPSMTRLYGGTGLGLVISQRLSEMMSGSLWVESRGCIGGHPDPGWQSNKPVSATSFDDGSTFYFTITSKIVTDAASREITTALTQLAGKRLLIVDAHPTNSKILSLQVQFWQMQTYIAESGEAALGLLAQGIHFDVAILDLPIPNIDGLQLAQAIRQQPGGENLPLILLTALGSPELSAEFDDLGLVVCLTKPIKQSQLHYILTHTCGDRLLLADTTHSQTCGCDADLAKKIPLRILVAEDSLVNQKVAILMLQKMGYQADVVADGREVIQALQRQPYDVVLMDIHMPEMDGLETSKIISQQWAASIRPYIIAITANAMRGDREACLAAGMNDYISKPIQMAELVQALSKCQPGKLIKAPARQIQNFSPRQPKTPNLDISAIDHKVLQSLRQMLAGDQVALTELLHCYFSEAPKLIQEIQASVVTEEAETLWKTAHKLKSSSASVGATNLSQLCKQLEAKGRSYDFSGCADILSQLQQEYEQVKTELQVELEAGL is encoded by the coding sequence GTGGTTAGGCAGCACAGATATCATCAATTTCCAGCAAGAGAAATTTTCAGCAAACGAGAGTTGCTGCCATTACTAGTGGGGATTGTTGTATCAATTGCAGTATTTGTACTTTGGCAGAGGCTAGTGGTTGAGGAGCAATATCATATTCAGCAGATGGTTCAACAACAAGCGATCGCCATTAAAACCGAATTAACTGCCCAAGTAAATATGCGGATTCTGGCACTAGAACGCATGGGAAAACACTGGCAACTGCAAGAGGCTTTAGATCGGAAAAATTGGCGAACTGAAGCAGCCGCGTACATACAAGATTTTGGTGGCTATCAAGCCTTGGGATGGATTGAGCCATTATTGCGTCTGCAATGGACTGTACCCGAAGTCAGTCATAAAATCGCCCAGAATTTAGCAACCAGCCAAGCACCTCAAATTCGCATAGCACTAGAAACAGCACGCAACAGCCGCCAAACAATTTTTACACCAACATTTGAGTTTTTTGAAGGCAAGCCAGGATTTTTGGCTTACTTACCCCTGTGGATTGGCGAGCAGTTTGATGGCTTGATCGTAGGTGTTTTTCAAGTGCAATCCTTAATAAATTCAATATTGCATTTACCCCAAGGTTATCAAATTCAAATATTGGAGAATGGCAAGTTAATTTACGGACAGAATTTATTACCAGCACAGCTATTAGATTGGCAAAAAACAGTCAGTGTGGAATTATATGGAGTCAACTGGCAACTGGTAGTTTATCCTTCTTTAGAATTATTGACCAACTTGCGATCGCCACTGCTATTAGTTGTTTTAGTTGCTGGGCTAATCATTGCTGGCACATTAACATTATTGATTTATTTTGCTCAAAGTAGTGAACGACGCAATCAGCACATAGCCAGCATTAATCAAGAACTAGCCAACCGCATTTTTGAGCAGAAAAAAACCGAAATTGCCTTACGCGCCAGTGAAACCCACCTCAGAGAATTACTCGAAACTGTCAAAGTCATTCCTTGGGAATTCGATATCAAAACTTGGCGATTTATCTATGTAGGGCCACAGGTAGAAACTCTATTAGGTTATCCCATCGAAGAATGGTATCAAGAAAATTTTTGGTTAAATCATCTGCATCCCCATGATCGAGAACAAGCGATGGGAATTTACCAAGAAGCCGTAGCCAAGGGAGAAAACAGGGAATTTGAATACCGAATGTTAACCACCAATGGACGAGTTGTGTGGTTGCGAAACATTGTGAATGTGGTCAAAAACATTGGAACCCCCGTGATACTTAGGGGGTTTATGTTTGAGATTACCGATTTAAAACTGGTAGAAGAAACATTGAGATTACGGGAACGTGCTTTAGCGGCCGCTAGTGATGGGATTACAATTGCAGATGCGAGACTTCCCAATCAACCAATTATCTACGTCAACCCAGCCTTTGAAATGATCACAGGCTATAGTGCGACAGAAATTATTGGCTATAACTGTGCCTTTTTGCCTGGTACAGATCCCCAACAACCAGCCATTCAACAACTGCAAGCATCGATGAAAACAGGTAAGAGTTGCCAAGTCTTGTTGCGGAACTACCGCCAAGATGGCAGCTTATTTTGGAATGAATTGAGTATTTCCCCAATTCACGACGAGACTGGCAGGCTAACTCATTTTATTGGCATTCACACCGACATTAGCGATCGCAAACAAGCCGAATTAAATTTACAGCGCCAAGCCCTGATCTTTGAAAATATGTACGATGGCGTAATCATCACCGATTTAACTGGCAAAATTATCGACTGGAACGGTGCTGCTGAGTGGATGTTTGGCTATAGCAAAGCGGAAATTTTAGGCAAAACCACTAGTATTTTGTATACACCAGCCGCCTTTGCCAAAGTAGTACCCCAGATTTTGCCAGATATTCACCAACATGGTCGTTGGTCTGGGGAAATCGAATTTATCCGCAAAGATGGCGGTCAAGGCATTTGTGAAACCACAGTGATTTTCTTACAAGATGAACAAGGCGAACCCATTGCCATTGTGAGTTTTAACCATGACATCACCGAACGAGTGTTAGCCCAACAAGCCTTGCAACGACAATTGCATCAAACACTGCTATTAAAACAAATCACCCAGCAAATCCGGCAAAGTTTGGATAGTAAAGCCATCTTTGCCACCGCAGCCGTCCAAATTGGCCAAGCATTTCAAGTGGAACGTTGCCTGATTCACGCTTATATTAGTGAACCTACACCCCACATACCCTTGGTTGCAGAGTATAATAATTTTCCCACCTACACTTGTCAGGAAACAGTGGAAATTGCTGTCATTGGTAATCCCCATGCCGAACAGATGATGCGTGAGGATAAAGCGATCGCTTCTGATAATGTATATGCCGATCCTTTACTTCAACAAGCACAAGAAATATGTCGTAACATGAACTTAAAGTCCATGTTAGCAGTCCGCACATCATATCAAGGAGAATCTAACGGTGCGATCGGCTTACATCAGTGCAGCTATTTTCGCCAATGGACAACCGCAGAAATTGAATTACTAGAAGCCGTAGCGGCCCAAGTCGGTATTGCCCTCGCTCAAGCCCATTTATTAGAACAAGAAACCCGCCAACGCCAAGAACTCTCCCTAAAAAACTCTGCCCTAGAACAAGCAAAACGTCAAGCCGAAGCCGCCAACCGCGCCAAAAGTGAATTCCTGGCCATGATGAGTCATGAAATTCGCACCCCTATGAATGCAGTCATTGGGATGACAGAACTGTTATTAGACACAGACTTGACTCCCCAGCAGCGCGACTTTGTAGAAACAGTGCATACCAGTGGTGATGCTTTACTTACCATCATCAATGATATTCTTGACTTCTCCAAAATCGAATCGGGCAGATTAGAACTCGAAGAAAAACCCTTTGACTTAAAAGCTTGTGTTGAACAAGTCATCGATATCCTCGCGCCCAAAGCCGCCCAAAAACAAATCGAACTAATTTACCTCATCCATCCCCAAGTTCCCACACAAATCATTGGTGACATCACCCGCTTGCGCCAAGTTTTGATGAATTTGCTCAACAATGCCATTAAATTTACTCAACAAGGAGAAGTTGTACTTTCTGTCTACGCCAACCACATAGAAACTCAACATCAGGAAACTAGCTGCACAATTCTCTTTAGCATCCAAGATACAGGTATTGGCATCACCCCAGAGAAAATGGCACGGCTGTTTCAACCCTTCACCCAGGCCGACCCTTCAATGACCAGACTTTACGGCGGTACAGGCCTGGGACTAGTGATTAGCCAACGCCTGAGTGAGATGATGAGTGGTAGTTTATGGGTGGAGAGTCGTGGCTGTATTGGTGGTCATCCCGATCCTGGATGGCAGAGTAACAAGCCTGTTTCTGCCACTTCCTTTGATGATGGTTCTACCTTCTACTTCACCATTACCAGCAAAATTGTAACCGATGCCGCATCACGAGAAATCACAACTGCTTTGACTCAGTTGGCTGGTAAGCGGTTGTTAATTGTGGATGCTCATCCTACCAACAGTAAAATACTCAGCTTGCAAGTGCAGTTCTGGCAAATGCAAACATACATTGCCGAATCTGGAGAGGCTGCTTTAGGTTTGCTGGCCCAGGGAATTCATTTTGATGTTGCCATTCTGGATCTACCGATACCGAATATTGACGGACTTCAACTAGCCCAGGCGATTCGTCAGCAGCCTGGGGGAGAGAATCTGCCCTTAATTTTGTTAACTGCTTTAGGCTCGCCAGAACTCAGTGCAGAATTTGATGATCTGGGGTTAGTAGTGTGTTTAACTAAACCAATCAAACAATCCCAACTCCACTATATTTTGACTCATACTTGTGGCGATCGCTTGCTGTTAGCCGATACTACTCATTCCCAGACTTGTGGGTGTGATGCTGATTTAGCTAAAAAAATCCCTCTGAGAATTTTAGTGGCGGAAGATAGCTTAGTAAACCAGAAAGTAGCAATATTGATGTTGCAAAAAATGGGCTACCAAGCAGATGTGGTGGCAGATGGGCGAGAAGTGATTCAAGCCTTGCAACGTCAACCCTATGATGTAGTGTTGATGGATATTCACATGCCAGAAATGGATGGACTAGAAACCAGTAAAATTATTTCTCAGCAATGGGCAGCGAGTATTCGTCCTTATATTATTGCGATTACAGCCAACGCGATGCGCGGCGATCGCGAAGCTTGTTTGGCGGCGGGGATGAATGATTACATCAGCAAACCCATACAAATGGCAGAGTTAGTCCAAGCCCTGAGTAAATGTCAGCCCGGCAAATTAATTAAGGCACCAGCAAGACAAATCCAAAATTTCAGTCCACGCCAACCCAAAACACCAAATTTAGACATATCTGCAATTGATCACAAAGTTTTGCAATCTTTGCGTCAGATGTTAGCCGGAGATCAGGTGGCATTAACGGAACTTCTGCACTGTTATTTTTCCGAAGCCCCTAAACTTATACAAGAAATTCAAGCATCTGTGGTAACTGAAGAAGCCGAAACTTTGTGGAAGACTGCTCACAAACTCAAGTCTAGTAGTGCTTCTGTGGGCGCAACCAATCTTAGCCAACTGTGCAAGCAGTTAGAAGCTAAAGGCAGAAGTTATGATTTTTCAGGATGTGCAGACATCTTGTCACAACTTCAGCAAGAGTATGAGCAAGTCAAAACAGAATTGCAAGTGGAACTGGAGGCGGGATTGTGA
- a CDS encoding protein adenylyltransferase SelO produces the protein MTLAETPNQENSLNPLLTLNYEPALESLGDDYYDEVAAEEFPQHILRWRNDALLSDLGLNPQAVTDEDFITAFGKFQGRKPLLALRYHGYQFGTYNPQLGDGRGFLYGQVRATNGELYDFGTKGSGRTPYSRGGDGMLTLKGGVREVLAAEALHQMGVRTSRCLSMIETGLSLWRGDEPSPTRSSVMVRMSSSHIRFGTFERFHYLQRPDLTQKLLDHVIEYYYRHLVNQTDKYALFYAELVKRVAELVAQWMAVGFCHGVLNTDNMSITGESFDYGPYAFIPTYDPYFTAAYFDYYKRYCYGYQPSICQWNLEMLQEPLKAIINIADMQVGLASFDDYYGAEYRRLMLKKLGFEQLNHPEVDELLELTIAFLKESQVGYHLFFFEMARTFSAKWRDDPACVLNNSEIAPATGTSVIFDNWCILYHKILNHFDLDEMGNIANNLSQHNPKTVLLRPVIESIWQPIVNADDWQYFRDLIHQIQTKQ, from the coding sequence ATGACTCTGGCTGAAACTCCCAACCAAGAAAATTCTCTTAATCCTTTACTCACCCTCAACTACGAACCAGCCTTAGAATCTTTGGGTGATGATTACTACGACGAAGTAGCCGCAGAGGAATTCCCCCAACATATTTTGCGCTGGCGGAATGATGCACTGTTATCTGATTTAGGGCTAAATCCTCAAGCCGTGACAGATGAGGATTTTATTACAGCCTTTGGCAAATTTCAAGGACGCAAACCTTTATTAGCACTGCGCTATCACGGTTATCAGTTTGGTACCTATAACCCGCAACTAGGTGATGGTAGAGGCTTTCTCTACGGTCAAGTCCGCGCTACCAATGGCGAATTATACGATTTCGGTACGAAAGGTTCTGGTAGAACACCTTACTCTCGTGGTGGCGACGGAATGCTGACACTTAAAGGCGGAGTGCGGGAAGTTTTAGCTGCTGAAGCACTACACCAAATGGGAGTCCGTACCTCACGCTGTCTTAGTATGATTGAAACTGGTTTATCTTTGTGGCGCGGTGATGAACCTTCTCCTACCCGTTCTTCAGTCATGGTGAGAATGAGTAGTTCTCACATTCGCTTCGGTACTTTTGAGCGGTTTCATTATTTACAGCGTCCTGATTTAACTCAAAAGCTATTAGACCATGTAATTGAATATTACTATCGCCACTTAGTCAACCAAACAGATAAATACGCCTTATTTTATGCAGAGTTAGTCAAGCGAGTTGCTGAACTAGTGGCACAGTGGATGGCTGTCGGTTTTTGTCATGGTGTGCTGAATACTGACAATATGTCGATTACTGGGGAAAGTTTTGACTATGGCCCTTATGCTTTCATCCCCACCTACGACCCCTATTTTACTGCTGCATATTTCGACTATTACAAACGCTATTGTTACGGTTATCAGCCAAGCATTTGCCAATGGAATTTAGAAATGCTGCAAGAACCATTAAAGGCAATTATTAACATAGCTGATATGCAAGTGGGATTAGCCAGCTTTGATGATTATTATGGTGCAGAATATCGCCGTTTGATGTTGAAAAAGTTAGGTTTTGAGCAGTTAAACCATCCCGAAGTTGATGAGCTTTTAGAATTAACAATTGCCTTTTTGAAAGAAAGTCAAGTTGGTTATCATCTATTTTTCTTTGAAATGGCTCGGACTTTTTCTGCTAAATGGCGAGATGACCCAGCCTGTGTACTCAATAATTCAGAAATTGCACCCGCTACAGGAACTTCAGTAATTTTTGATAATTGGTGCATCCTCTACCATAAAATCTTAAATCATTTTGATTTAGATGAGATGGGAAATATAGCCAATAATTTATCTCAGCATAATCCTAAAACTGTACTTCTTAGACCTGTAATTGAATCAATTTGGCAACCAATAGTTAATGCAGACGACTGGCAATATTTTAGGGATTTGATTCATCAAATTCAAACTAAGCAATAG
- a CDS encoding transposase produces the protein MQLPQFTPYRQVMSKFGIGSSPQALLISQIYPVTKFESLGRFKRRLGMAQDESSSGDKETMNTGSGSKLCRSQLYLWILDIIAPEHARPKNEFGQKLGEFYDQRKAQFQDNPELWKKKAVARLQAEALRELKRSLALSEFAVNG, from the coding sequence TTGCAGTTGCCACAATTTACGCCATACCGTCAGGTAATGAGTAAATTTGGCATCGGTTCAAGTCCACAAGCTTTACTCATCAGTCAAATTTACCCAGTTACGAAGTTTGAATCGCTTGGTCGGTTTAAACGGCGGTTGGGAATGGCACAGGATGAAAGTAGCAGTGGTGATAAAGAAACCATGAATACAGGTTCTGGTTCTAAGCTTTGCAGGTCACAGCTGTATTTGTGGATTTTGGATATCATTGCCCCCGAACACGCTAGGCCAAAAAATGAGTTTGGTCAAAAACTAGGGGAATTTTACGATCAGCGTAAAGCTCAATTTCAGGACAATCCCGAACTGTGGAAAAAGAAAGCCGTTGCTAGATTACAGGCCGAGGCACTCCGGGAATTGAAGCGCTCGCTCGCTCTCTCAGAATTTGCTGTCAATGGTTAG
- a CDS encoding GNAT family N-acetyltransferase, with the protein MTTFDTSDAIYVRELGIDDIAPVYHLGEELFTSDLYPYLYRTWDEWEVIGLYNTDPEYCLVAETSGELAGFILGTIITKASWTYGYILWLGVNPKYQRQGVADKLVDKVVSRMIEDGARFMLVDTDPTNVAAVKFFNRKGFGNIREHIFLSMNLSKHPHYGRLIDYEHQKAERAGYRRSRPTIRPRKSDGVANELVLNPLVNEPQIIEDQK; encoded by the coding sequence ATGACTACATTTGATACAAGCGACGCAATTTATGTCCGCGAATTAGGAATTGATGATATCGCTCCTGTATATCATTTGGGTGAAGAATTATTCACTAGTGATTTATATCCATATCTATATCGCACTTGGGACGAGTGGGAAGTAATTGGACTTTACAATACAGATCCAGAATATTGCTTAGTTGCTGAAACTAGTGGAGAACTAGCAGGATTTATTTTAGGAACAATAATTACTAAAGCATCTTGGACTTATGGTTATATTTTGTGGCTAGGAGTTAACCCAAAATATCAGCGTCAGGGAGTAGCAGACAAGCTAGTTGATAAAGTCGTTTCTCGCATGATTGAAGATGGTGCAAGATTCATGTTAGTAGATACTGACCCCACCAATGTAGCAGCAGTGAAATTTTTTAATCGCAAAGGTTTTGGTAATATTCGTGAACATATTTTCCTATCGATGAATTTAAGTAAACACCCACATTATGGTAGGCTAATTGATTACGAACATCAAAAAGCAGAAAGAGCAGGTTACAGGCGATCGCGTCCGACAATTCGCCCCCGAAAATCTGATGGCGTTGCTAATGAATTAGTCCTCAATCCTTTAGTAAATGAACCTCAAATCATTGAAGATCAAAAATAG
- a CDS encoding PD-(D/E)XK nuclease family protein encodes MLSNSPNLLRLSQGQLNLLERCPRQFQHTYLEQLNSPADPEHEERQTLGSRFHLLMQQREIGLPIDSLLKADPQLQKWMSAFANAAPDIVTPTTNSQTFRESEHYRTLQVQDYLLTVIYDLLIADNQQAQILDWKTYPKPPDKRKLAQNWQTRLYMYVLAETSEYLPENISMTYWFVQSEGRPQNIKYTYDNQQHQQTAKELNQLLNNLTTWLKLYQKGQPFPQLIETSKACNYCQFAVRCQRTPSTEDTVTYPLLNIDNIQEVTL; translated from the coding sequence ATGCTATCAAATTCTCCTAATTTATTAAGACTATCGCAAGGACAACTCAACTTACTAGAACGTTGTCCCCGCCAGTTTCAGCATACATATTTAGAGCAACTCAATTCTCCCGCAGATCCAGAACACGAAGAAAGGCAAACTTTAGGTAGTCGGTTTCACTTGCTAATGCAGCAGCGAGAAATAGGTTTACCAATTGATAGTTTATTAAAAGCCGATCCTCAATTACAAAAGTGGATGTCTGCTTTTGCTAATGCTGCACCAGACATTGTAACGCCTACAACCAATAGTCAAACCTTCCGCGAAAGCGAACACTACCGTACCTTACAAGTTCAAGATTATTTACTAACTGTTATCTATGATTTATTAATTGCAGATAACCAGCAAGCACAAATTTTAGATTGGAAAACCTATCCCAAACCACCAGATAAACGTAAATTAGCCCAAAACTGGCAAACACGCCTTTATATGTACGTATTAGCCGAAACCAGCGAATACTTACCAGAAAATATCTCAATGACTTACTGGTTTGTTCAATCTGAAGGTAGACCACAAAATATAAAATATACGTACGATAATCAGCAACATCAGCAAACTGCAAAAGAACTCAATCAGCTATTAAATAATCTAACTACTTGGCTAAAACTTTATCAAAAAGGTCAACCATTCCCACAACTCATCGAGACTAGTAAAGCCTGTAATTACTGCCAATTCGCTGTTCGTTGCCAACGTACACCATCAACTGAAGATACAGTAACATATCCATTACTAAATATTGATAACATTCAAGAAGTCACACTTTAA
- the csaB gene encoding polysaccharide pyruvyl transferase CsaB — protein sequence MRALLSGYYGKGNGGDEALLATLLQMLPSHVTPVVLSGNPEETRDRYNVETYNRMAILPVLQALRSCDAFIWGGGSLIQDVTSTISPLYYGGLMTLAQTMNLKTIAWAQGIGPLLRPQTRWLARRNFAGCTKVSVRDRASAALLSDWQIPHIIAPDPVWALQGKPVPGLADLPAPRVAVTLRSHPQLTPTRLANLTKALVDFQKATQAFILLLPFQKSEDLGIAQAIQPHLADVSQILCLEDPQLLKGVYRGVEMAIGMRLHSLIMAAAEGCRCFALSYDPKVNRLMEDLAIPGWDLENLPDDPNIISKTWLEYYSNGKPLLPEKIQSLVDKALMHRELLSEALS from the coding sequence ATGCGGGCGTTGTTGTCTGGTTATTATGGCAAAGGTAACGGTGGTGATGAAGCTTTACTGGCGACACTTTTACAAATGTTGCCATCTCATGTTACGCCTGTGGTGCTTTCTGGCAATCCCGAAGAAACGCGCGATCGCTACAATGTAGAAACTTACAATCGCATGGCTATACTACCTGTGCTGCAAGCTTTACGTTCCTGCGATGCTTTTATTTGGGGTGGCGGTAGTTTAATTCAAGATGTTACCAGTACCATTAGCCCTCTGTATTATGGGGGATTGATGACATTGGCGCAAACAATGAATTTGAAAACCATTGCTTGGGCGCAAGGGATCGGCCCTTTATTGCGTCCCCAAACGCGCTGGTTAGCCAGACGCAATTTTGCTGGTTGTACCAAAGTTAGTGTCCGCGATCGCGCCAGTGCGGCTTTATTATCAGATTGGCAAATTCCCCACATCATCGCACCTGATCCTGTTTGGGCGCTACAAGGAAAGCCAGTCCCCGGACTTGCCGATTTACCTGCGCCGCGAGTTGCTGTAACATTGCGATCGCACCCTCAACTCACACCAACACGCCTAGCTAACCTCACCAAAGCATTAGTTGATTTTCAAAAAGCTACCCAAGCATTTATTTTATTGCTGCCATTTCAAAAAAGTGAAGATTTAGGCATAGCCCAAGCCATTCAACCCCATCTAGCTGATGTTAGTCAAATATTGTGTCTGGAAGATCCACAACTATTAAAAGGTGTATATCGTGGTGTTGAAATGGCAATTGGAATGCGGTTACACAGTTTAATTATGGCTGCGGCTGAAGGTTGTCGCTGTTTTGCCTTGAGTTATGATCCCAAAGTCAATCGTTTAATGGAAGATTTAGCAATACCTGGCTGGGATTTAGAAAATTTACCAGATGACCCAAATATTATCAGTAAAACTTGGCTGGAATATTATTCCAATGGTAAACCACTTTTGCCAGAAAAAATTCAATCTTTAGTAGATAAAGCCTTAATGCACCGCGAACTATTGAGTGAAGCTTTAAGTTAA
- a CDS encoding DUF2499 domain-containing protein, whose product MHALSIPTWIIHISSVIEWIAAIWLIWTYGELTGNRSWWGLSLAMLPALVSAMCACTWHYFDNAESLEWLVTLQATMTLVGNFTLWAAAVWIWRSSKSAKNVTNNVAVSSIKSEP is encoded by the coding sequence ATGCACGCCCTATCAATTCCCACTTGGATTATTCACATTTCTAGCGTTATTGAGTGGATTGCCGCGATTTGGTTAATCTGGACTTACGGCGAACTCACTGGTAATCGTAGTTGGTGGGGATTGTCCCTAGCCATGTTACCAGCTTTGGTGAGTGCTATGTGTGCTTGCACTTGGCATTATTTTGACAATGCAGAATCTCTAGAATGGCTGGTAACTTTGCAAGCTACCATGACTTTAGTTGGTAATTTTACACTTTGGGCAGCTGCGGTATGGATTTGGCGTTCCAGCAAGTCTGCCAAAAATGTCACAAATAACGTTGCAGTCTCATCTATTAAATCAGAACCATGA
- a CDS encoding DUF3593 domain-containing protein, whose amino-acid sequence MISKETLFALSLFPYLGFLWFLSRSQQVPRLALYGFYGTLVFVGITIPAGIYAKVHYGEALANVDWLHGGAEVFLTLANILVVIGFRQAVKELKGRRQEAGGKKAKE is encoded by the coding sequence ATGATCTCAAAAGAAACCCTGTTTGCCCTTTCCCTGTTTCCCTATTTGGGTTTCTTGTGGTTTCTTAGCCGCAGTCAACAAGTACCCCGTTTAGCACTGTATGGATTTTACGGCACACTTGTATTTGTCGGTATTACCATCCCCGCCGGTATTTACGCCAAAGTTCATTATGGCGAAGCTTTGGCAAATGTCGATTGGTTACATGGGGGTGCGGAAGTCTTTTTAACTTTAGCCAATATTTTGGTTGTGATTGGTTTTCGTCAAGCTGTGAAGGAATTAAAAGGCAGGAGGCAGGAGGCAGGAGGCAAGAAGGCTAAAGAATAG